Proteins encoded together in one Gemmatimonadetes bacterium T265 window:
- a CDS encoding metallophosphoesterase has translation MPNLRIAAMSDVHVTKTSQGALAPILAQLADRADVLLLCGDLTDYGNADEARVLVKELSALRIPIITVLGNHDFEGGHPEQLVDALRDAGVVVLDGESHEVGGVGFAGAKGFAGGFGRGVLGAWGEPTIKHFVQEAVNETLKLETALARLRTRQKVALLHYSPIRATVEGEPLEIFPWLGCGRHEEPLLRYQVSAVFHGHAHNGTPEGALANGTPCYNVALPLLKKHSPDRLPVKFIELDPDAPPNGPADAYAGMERRKAGVGRDGAG, from the coding sequence ATGCCCAACCTCCGCATCGCGGCGATGAGCGACGTGCATGTGACGAAGACGTCGCAGGGCGCGCTCGCGCCGATCCTCGCCCAGCTCGCCGACCGCGCCGACGTGCTCCTGCTCTGCGGCGACCTCACCGACTACGGCAACGCCGACGAGGCGCGCGTGCTCGTGAAGGAGCTCTCCGCGCTGCGCATTCCCATCATCACGGTGCTCGGCAACCACGACTTCGAAGGCGGTCACCCGGAGCAACTCGTCGACGCGCTCCGCGACGCGGGCGTCGTCGTACTCGACGGCGAGTCGCACGAGGTGGGCGGCGTCGGGTTCGCCGGCGCGAAGGGGTTCGCGGGCGGCTTCGGCCGCGGCGTGCTCGGCGCGTGGGGCGAGCCGACGATCAAGCACTTCGTGCAGGAGGCCGTGAACGAGACGCTCAAGCTCGAGACCGCGCTCGCGCGGCTCCGCACGCGGCAGAAAGTCGCGTTGCTGCACTATTCGCCGATCCGCGCGACCGTCGAGGGCGAGCCGCTCGAGATCTTTCCCTGGCTCGGGTGCGGGCGGCACGAGGAGCCGCTGCTCCGCTACCAGGTAAGCGCGGTGTTCCACGGGCATGCGCACAACGGCACGCCCGAGGGCGCGCTCGCGAACGGGACGCCGTGCTACAACGTCGCGCTTCCGCTGTTGAAGAAGCACTCCCCCGACCGGCTGCCGGTGAAGTTCATCGAACTCGACCCGGACGCCCCGCCTAACGGTCCGGCGGACGCCTACGCGGGGATGGAGCGACGGAAGGCGGGGGTTGGGCGGGACGGGGCGGGGTAG
- a CDS encoding glutathione-dependent formaldehyde dehydrogenase, with translation MKAVTWQGVGDMRVERVPDPELVNPRDAIIKITSTAICGSDLHPYDGKVPSMMKGDVMGHEFMGVVEEVGPSVKHLKRGDRVVVPFGIACGNCWYCRNDLWSQCDNSNPNAALVEASTGGFSPSGLFGYSHLYGGYAGGQAEYARVPFADVGPLKIESDIADEKVLFLTDIFPTGYQAAEACGIKPGDVVAVWGCGPVGLFAIQSAYLLGAERVIAVDRFPDRLAKARDLCKAEVVNYEEIDDPINFVLKDMTGGRGPDHVIDAVGMEAHGTGIYDQVDRFKQFTKVQLDRATALREAIMACAKGGTVSIPGVYIGFIDKFPMGAAFAKGLTFKMGQTNTQKYLKPLLDMIEGGKIDPSQIITHRVPIDKAPEMYRTFRDKKDGCIKVVLKP, from the coding sequence ATGAAGGCCGTCACCTGGCAGGGCGTCGGCGACATGCGCGTCGAGCGCGTGCCCGACCCCGAACTCGTCAATCCGCGCGATGCGATCATCAAGATCACCTCGACCGCGATCTGCGGCTCGGACCTGCATCCCTACGACGGCAAGGTGCCGTCGATGATGAAGGGGGACGTCATGGGCCACGAGTTCATGGGCGTGGTCGAGGAGGTGGGGCCGAGCGTCAAGCACCTCAAGCGCGGCGACCGCGTGGTGGTGCCGTTCGGCATCGCCTGCGGCAACTGCTGGTACTGCCGCAACGACCTCTGGTCGCAGTGCGACAACTCCAACCCGAACGCGGCACTCGTCGAAGCGTCGACCGGCGGGTTCAGCCCGTCCGGGCTGTTCGGGTACTCGCACCTCTACGGCGGGTACGCCGGCGGGCAGGCGGAGTACGCGCGCGTGCCGTTCGCCGACGTCGGGCCGCTCAAAATCGAGAGCGACATCGCCGACGAGAAGGTGCTCTTCCTCACGGACATCTTCCCGACCGGCTACCAGGCGGCCGAGGCGTGCGGGATCAAGCCGGGCGACGTGGTGGCGGTGTGGGGGTGCGGGCCGGTGGGCCTGTTCGCCATCCAGAGCGCGTACCTGTTAGGCGCGGAGCGGGTGATCGCGGTCGACCGCTTCCCGGACCGGCTCGCCAAAGCGCGCGACCTGTGCAAGGCGGAGGTCGTGAACTACGAGGAGATCGACGACCCGATCAACTTCGTGCTCAAGGACATGACCGGCGGGCGCGGGCCGGACCACGTGATCGACGCGGTTGGCATGGAGGCGCACGGCACCGGGATCTACGACCAGGTCGACCGGTTCAAGCAGTTCACCAAGGTCCAGCTCGACCGCGCGACGGCGCTCCGCGAGGCGATCATGGCGTGCGCCAAGGGCGGCACGGTGAGCATTCCGGGCGTCTACATCGGGTTCATCGACAAGTTCCCGATGGGCGCGGCGTTCGCGAAGGGGCTCACGTTCAAGATGGGGCAGACGAACACGCAGAAGTACCTCAAGCCCCTGCTGGACATGATCGAGGGCGGGAAGATCGACCCGTCGCAGATCATCACGCACCGCGTGCCGATCGACAAGGCGCCCGAGATGTACCGGACGTTCCGGGACAAGAAGGACGGGTGCATCAAGGTGGTGTTGAAGCCGTAA
- a CDS encoding short-chain dehydrogenase: MAGDRKGRLDGKVAIITGAATGIGEATAHKFAAEGAKVLVVGLPDDPVDDVVQAINKEYGRGTAAGYPGDIASEAEARGAVEKAVDAFGHIDVLVNNAGVFLFTGEVTDYPVDDFDRTLRMNVRSAFLMTKFALPHLQKSKGVVLGTGSEAGDKGEPNNAPYGGTKGFMHAFIRGVAGEQAKHGVRANCVCPGPVDTAWTHKETGPMTAKMEKETVSATLLGRRGTATEMANAFAFLASNEASYVTGALFFVDGGTTIVKGAAGEQADRALKREPETDLKLDHTRDGLRNKPTHSAL; the protein is encoded by the coding sequence ATGGCAGGAGATCGGAAGGGACGGCTGGACGGGAAGGTGGCGATCATCACCGGCGCCGCCACGGGGATCGGCGAGGCGACCGCCCACAAGTTCGCGGCCGAGGGGGCGAAGGTGCTCGTCGTCGGACTGCCGGACGACCCGGTCGACGACGTCGTCCAGGCGATCAACAAGGAATACGGCCGCGGGACGGCCGCGGGGTATCCGGGCGACATCGCGAGCGAGGCCGAGGCGCGCGGCGCGGTCGAGAAGGCGGTCGACGCGTTCGGTCACATCGACGTGCTCGTCAACAACGCCGGCGTGTTCCTCTTCACGGGCGAGGTCACCGACTACCCCGTCGACGACTTCGACCGCACGCTGCGGATGAACGTGCGCTCGGCGTTCCTGATGACGAAGTTCGCGCTCCCGCACCTGCAGAAGAGCAAGGGCGTCGTGCTCGGCACGGGGTCGGAGGCCGGCGACAAGGGCGAGCCGAACAACGCTCCGTACGGCGGGACGAAGGGCTTCATGCACGCCTTCATCCGGGGCGTCGCCGGCGAGCAGGCGAAGCACGGCGTGCGCGCGAACTGCGTCTGCCCGGGGCCGGTCGACACGGCGTGGACGCACAAGGAGACCGGGCCGATGACGGCCAAGATGGAGAAGGAGACGGTGAGCGCGACGCTGTTAGGCCGCCGCGGCACCGCGACCGAGATGGCGAACGCGTTCGCCTTCCTCGCCTCGAACGAGGCGAGCTACGTCACGGGCGCGCTGTTCTTCGTCGACGGCGGGACGACGATCGTCAAGGGCGCCGCGGGCGAGCAGGCGGACCGCGCGCTCAAGCGGGAGCCCGAGACCGACCTCAAGCTCGACCACACGCGCGACGGGCTGCGCAACAAGCCCACCCACAGCGCGCTCTGA
- a CDS encoding acetate kinase, with protein sequence MNVLVLNVGSSSLKFQLIRTDAERLAANTDETLAGGEIERLGGEAVVTLRPHGGAAAKSTAPLRDHRAAVEYIVAWLVGAESGAALGGRADINAVGHRVVHGGERFTRSVKITDEVERGITDMIDLAPLHNPNNLRGIQAARAVLGVGVPQVAVFDTAFHQTLPAHAYLYAIPYQLYRRYQIRRYGFHGTSHRYVAHRWRQLTNTAREDTQLITLHLGNGCSACAIRGGNSVDTSMGFTPLEGLVMGTRSGDVDPAVLDYLASKEGLSLAEAEALLNKQSGLLGISGLTNDMRELLAEAQENDDRRARLAVEVFCYRVRKYIGAYLAALGGASAIVFAGGIGENSAEVRSRVCEGLAWAGIEVDAGRNDALAGGREGILTTDGSRLPAWVIPTNEELLIARDTYRVLADVPARF encoded by the coding sequence ATGAACGTCCTCGTCCTCAACGTCGGCTCGAGCTCGCTCAAGTTCCAGCTCATTCGCACCGACGCCGAGCGCCTCGCCGCGAACACCGACGAGACGCTCGCCGGCGGCGAGATCGAGCGGCTTGGGGGCGAGGCCGTCGTCACGCTCCGCCCGCACGGCGGCGCGGCGGCGAAGAGCACGGCCCCGCTGCGCGACCACCGGGCCGCGGTCGAGTACATCGTCGCGTGGCTCGTCGGCGCGGAGAGCGGCGCGGCGCTCGGCGGGCGCGCGGACATCAACGCGGTCGGGCACCGCGTCGTACACGGCGGCGAGCGGTTCACGCGCTCGGTCAAGATCACCGACGAGGTCGAGCGCGGGATCACCGACATGATCGACCTCGCGCCGCTTCACAACCCGAACAACCTGCGCGGGATCCAGGCCGCGCGCGCGGTGCTCGGCGTCGGGGTACCCCAGGTGGCGGTCTTCGACACGGCGTTCCACCAGACGCTCCCCGCGCACGCGTACCTGTACGCGATCCCCTACCAGCTGTACCGTCGCTACCAGATCCGCCGCTACGGCTTCCACGGGACCTCGCACCGCTACGTCGCGCACCGTTGGCGGCAGCTGACGAACACGGCGCGCGAGGACACCCAGCTCATCACGCTGCACCTCGGTAACGGCTGCTCCGCGTGCGCCATCCGGGGCGGCAACTCGGTCGACACGTCGATGGGGTTCACGCCGCTCGAGGGGCTCGTGATGGGAACGCGCTCGGGCGACGTCGACCCCGCGGTGCTCGACTACCTGGCGAGCAAGGAAGGGCTGTCGCTCGCCGAGGCCGAGGCGCTGCTCAACAAGCAGAGCGGGCTGCTCGGGATCTCGGGGCTGACGAACGACATGCGCGAGCTGCTGGCCGAGGCGCAGGAGAACGACGACCGGCGTGCGCGCCTCGCGGTCGAGGTCTTCTGCTACCGCGTCCGCAAGTACATCGGCGCCTACCTCGCCGCGCTCGGCGGCGCGTCGGCGATCGTCTTCGCGGGCGGGATCGGAGAGAACAGCGCCGAGGTGCGGTCGCGCGTGTGTGAGGGGCTGGCGTGGGCCGGGATCGAAGTCGACGCGGGCCGAAATGACGCGCTCGCCGGCGGCCGCGAAGGGATCTTGACGACCGACGGGAGCCGTTTGCCGGCCTGGGTAATCCCGACCAACGAAGAACTCCTCATCGCACGCGACACGTACCGCGTGCTCGCCGACGTCCCGGCACGCTTCTGA
- the purK gene encoding N5-carboxyaminoimidazole ribonucleotide synthase, with translation MADPILPGATLGILGGGQLGRMTAMAARSMGYDVHVLDPDAECAAKPLASRVIVAPYGDPDAAAELARGADAVTLEIEQIARPALEAAARHAPLRPGAEPVWIIQDRVRQKEWLATQAFPVGPFHRAESAEDVEAAVVMLGPSIVKAAHGGYDGRGQAHVADVDGAGAAWDAVGARRSVVEQRLDLALEFSVLVARGAGGQLAVYPPSLNYHAAGVLTWAATPAPIEPAVARAGAEVAIGIAEGLGIEGLLAVELFLTGDGRVLVNELAPRPHNTYHASERANATSQFEQLVRAACALPLGSPAPVGAGAIANLLGELWLADEAPRPTAALGVPTARLHLYGKREARAGRKMGHLSAVGARPEEALARVQDAYDAFRPTGLAPIPRSPAPP, from the coding sequence GTGGCTGACCCCATCCTCCCCGGTGCCACACTCGGCATCCTTGGCGGTGGGCAGCTCGGCCGCATGACGGCAATGGCCGCGCGGAGCATGGGCTACGACGTCCACGTGCTCGACCCCGACGCCGAGTGCGCGGCGAAGCCGCTCGCCTCGCGCGTGATCGTGGCGCCGTACGGCGACCCGGACGCCGCGGCCGAGCTCGCGCGCGGCGCCGACGCGGTCACGCTCGAGATCGAGCAGATCGCGCGGCCGGCGCTCGAGGCGGCCGCGCGCCACGCGCCGCTGCGGCCGGGCGCGGAGCCGGTGTGGATCATCCAGGACCGTGTGCGGCAGAAAGAGTGGCTCGCCACGCAAGCGTTTCCTGTCGGCCCGTTCCACCGCGCCGAGTCAGCCGAGGACGTTGAGGCCGCCGTCGTGATGCTCGGGCCGAGCATCGTCAAGGCGGCGCACGGCGGCTACGACGGACGCGGCCAGGCGCACGTGGCGGACGTCGACGGCGCGGGCGCGGCGTGGGACGCGGTCGGCGCGCGGCGGAGCGTCGTCGAGCAGCGGCTGGACCTCGCGCTCGAATTCTCGGTGCTCGTCGCGCGCGGCGCGGGCGGGCAGCTCGCCGTGTACCCGCCGTCGCTCAACTACCACGCGGCCGGCGTACTGACGTGGGCCGCCACGCCCGCGCCGATCGAGCCGGCCGTCGCGCGCGCCGGGGCCGAGGTCGCGATCGGGATTGCCGAGGGGCTCGGGATCGAGGGGCTGCTCGCGGTCGAACTGTTCCTGACCGGCGACGGGCGCGTCCTCGTGAACGAGCTCGCGCCGCGGCCGCACAACACGTACCACGCGTCGGAGCGCGCGAACGCGACGAGCCAGTTCGAGCAGCTGGTGCGCGCGGCCTGCGCGCTACCGTTAGGCAGCCCCGCGCCGGTCGGGGCGGGCGCGATCGCGAACCTGCTGGGTGAGCTGTGGTTGGCCGACGAGGCGCCGCGGCCGACGGCGGCGCTCGGGGTGCCCACGGCGCGGCTGCACCTGTACGGCAAGCGCGAGGCGCGGGCGGGGCGGAAGATGGGGCACCTCTCGGCCGTCGGCGCGCGGCCGGAGGAGGCACTGGCGCGCGTGCAGGACGCGTACGATGCGTTCCGGCCAACGGGGTTGGCACCAATCCCGCGCTCACCCGCGCCGCCATGA
- the purE gene encoding N5-carboxyaminoimidazole ribonucleotide mutase: MSEPPTSASPDVSPPLVGVVMGSTSDWEIMRHAADTLAELGVAHEARVVSAHRTPDLLFRYAEEAEGRGLRAIIAGAGGAAHLPGMLAAKTLVPVLGVPVPATLFNGVDSLLSIVQMPAGVPVGTLAVGKPGAINAALFAAQLIATADPALRARLQVRRDARRDAVLGETLPPA, encoded by the coding sequence GTGAGCGAGCCGCCGACCTCCGCATCGCCCGACGTGTCCCCGCCGCTCGTCGGCGTCGTCATGGGCAGCACGAGCGACTGGGAGATCATGCGCCACGCGGCCGACACGCTGGCGGAGCTCGGCGTCGCCCACGAGGCGCGTGTGGTCAGCGCGCACCGCACGCCCGACCTGCTCTTCCGCTACGCCGAGGAGGCCGAGGGGCGCGGGCTCCGGGCGATCATCGCGGGGGCGGGGGGCGCGGCGCACCTGCCCGGGATGCTCGCCGCGAAGACGCTCGTCCCGGTGCTCGGCGTACCGGTGCCCGCGACGCTCTTCAACGGCGTCGACTCGCTGCTCTCGATCGTCCAGATGCCGGCCGGGGTGCCCGTGGGGACGCTCGCCGTGGGGAAGCCGGGCGCCATCAACGCCGCGCTCTTCGCCGCGCAACTGATCGCCACGGCGGACCCGGCGCTCCGCGCGCGGCTCCAGGTGCGGCGCGACGCGCGGCGGGACGCGGTGCTCGGCGAAACACTGCCGCCCGCCTAA
- the uvrA_2 gene encoding UvrABC system protein A: MKDRILVRGARQHNLKGFDLEIPRRSYTVITGPSGSGKSSLAFDTIYAEGQRRYVESLSAYARQFLERMEKPDVDVIEGLSPAVAIEQKNPTKTSRSTVGTATEVYDYLRLLWARVGRSYCPVCGRELKPDSVESIGDLVQRVAAGTRFTVAFPLRLSAQVTHDVVDENLRAQGFVRVVADGETLHLDDVAARGLDLATVRDLLVVVDRLSVDPETRPRLADALGTAFREGDGDATVLFAEPVPSPLPESAGRTITRVNATERYECPNDGTRLPAPSPQLFSFNNPRGACETCNGFGAVLEYDERLVVPNGERSLRGGAVDPWEKPRYEAERRKLLEFARRERIDPDAPWRELPRAQQERVLHAEGRGASGFLGAFPFLRSKEEKRYKQYIRVFLRQYQTAQECPTCHGTKLKPEALAVRVGGATISDAAAMPVGKLVEWLDGVELTDFERHVAAHVLDEARGRVRFLTDVGLGYLSLNRATRTLSGGEAQRIGLANSLGARLVDTLYVLDEPSVGLHSRDMERLLGLLRRLRDGGNTVLVVEHDPEAIEVADYMVELGPGSGEQGGELVFAGPLDRIAESPLTGQYMTGARSIPLPRERRRLGPRWLTLTGAREHNLKGVDVRVPLGALTVVTGVSGSGKSTLVHDVLYRALEERLHGEHSAKQHLGERVGSFDTLTGWEALDDVVLVDQSPIGRTPRSNPITYVKAYDEIRRLFAEQPLARQRGYTPGTFSFNSEGGRCDACEGAGYVEVEMVFMADVFVPCDVCGGKRFKPDVLEVTVRGRTIHDVLGLTVDEAIRFFPREEKLGQALWQLQQVGLGYLRLGQPATTLSGGEAQRVKIARELTASAKSKGRKLYVMDEPTTGLHLEDVRKLAEVFDRLVAAGHTLLLIEHNLDVVKLADWVIDVGPEAGDEGGQIVAMGRPEAIMAEPRSHTGRFLRRVLKAPVPAPEERDGADGVSAPVEAKRTRARRRAAG, from the coding sequence GTGAAAGATCGCATTCTCGTCCGCGGCGCGCGGCAGCACAACCTCAAGGGATTCGACCTCGAGATCCCGCGCCGGAGCTACACGGTGATCACCGGGCCGTCGGGCTCGGGCAAGTCGTCGCTCGCCTTCGACACGATCTACGCCGAGGGGCAGCGGCGGTACGTCGAATCGCTCTCCGCCTACGCGCGGCAGTTCCTCGAGCGCATGGAGAAGCCGGACGTCGACGTGATCGAGGGGCTCTCGCCCGCCGTCGCGATCGAGCAGAAGAACCCGACGAAAACGTCGCGGTCGACCGTCGGGACGGCGACCGAGGTGTACGACTACCTGCGGCTGCTCTGGGCCCGCGTCGGCCGGTCGTACTGCCCGGTCTGCGGGCGCGAGCTGAAGCCGGACTCGGTCGAGTCGATTGGCGACCTGGTCCAGCGCGTCGCGGCGGGAACGCGCTTCACGGTCGCGTTCCCGCTCCGGCTGTCGGCCCAAGTCACGCACGACGTCGTCGACGAGAACCTACGCGCGCAGGGCTTCGTGCGCGTCGTCGCGGACGGCGAGACGTTGCACCTCGACGACGTCGCCGCGCGCGGGTTGGACCTCGCGACCGTCCGCGACCTCCTCGTCGTCGTCGACCGCCTGAGCGTCGACCCGGAGACGCGCCCGCGCCTCGCCGACGCGTTAGGCACGGCGTTCCGCGAGGGCGACGGCGACGCGACGGTGCTCTTTGCGGAGCCGGTGCCCTCACCGCTGCCCGAGTCGGCGGGACGGACGATCACGCGCGTCAACGCGACCGAGCGCTACGAGTGCCCGAACGACGGGACGCGCCTCCCCGCCCCGTCGCCGCAGCTCTTCTCGTTCAACAACCCCCGGGGCGCGTGCGAGACGTGCAACGGCTTCGGCGCCGTACTGGAGTACGACGAGCGGCTCGTCGTGCCCAACGGCGAGCGGTCGCTGCGCGGCGGCGCGGTCGACCCGTGGGAGAAGCCGCGCTACGAGGCGGAGCGGCGCAAGCTCCTCGAGTTCGCACGGCGCGAGCGGATCGACCCGGACGCGCCGTGGCGCGAGCTGCCGCGCGCGCAACAGGAGCGCGTGCTGCACGCCGAGGGGCGCGGCGCGAGCGGCTTCCTCGGCGCGTTCCCGTTCCTCCGCTCGAAGGAAGAGAAGCGCTACAAGCAGTACATCCGCGTCTTTCTCCGGCAGTACCAGACCGCGCAGGAGTGCCCGACCTGCCACGGCACGAAGCTCAAGCCCGAGGCGCTCGCGGTGCGCGTCGGCGGCGCGACGATCTCGGATGCGGCGGCGATGCCGGTCGGGAAGCTCGTTGAATGGCTCGACGGCGTGGAGCTCACCGACTTCGAGCGGCACGTCGCGGCGCACGTGCTCGACGAGGCGCGCGGCCGCGTGCGCTTCCTCACCGACGTCGGGCTCGGCTACCTGTCGCTCAACCGCGCGACGCGCACGCTCTCGGGCGGTGAGGCGCAGCGGATCGGGCTCGCCAACTCGTTGGGCGCGCGCCTCGTCGACACGCTCTACGTGCTCGACGAGCCGAGCGTGGGGCTGCACTCGCGCGACATGGAGCGGCTGCTCGGGTTGCTGCGGCGGCTGCGCGACGGCGGCAACACGGTGCTCGTCGTCGAGCACGACCCCGAGGCGATCGAGGTCGCGGACTACATGGTCGAGCTCGGGCCGGGGAGCGGCGAGCAGGGTGGCGAGCTCGTGTTCGCGGGCCCGCTCGACCGCATCGCCGAGAGCCCGCTCACGGGCCAGTACATGACCGGCGCGCGCTCGATCCCGCTCCCGCGCGAGCGGCGGCGCCTGGGCCCGCGCTGGCTCACCCTCACCGGCGCCCGCGAGCACAACCTCAAGGGCGTCGACGTGCGCGTGCCGTTAGGCGCGCTGACGGTCGTGACCGGCGTCTCGGGCTCCGGCAAGAGCACGCTCGTGCACGACGTGCTCTACCGCGCGCTCGAGGAGCGCCTGCACGGGGAGCACTCCGCCAAGCAGCACCTCGGCGAGCGCGTCGGCTCGTTCGACACGCTGACCGGCTGGGAGGCACTCGACGACGTCGTGCTCGTCGACCAGAGCCCGATCGGGCGCACGCCGCGCTCCAACCCGATCACGTACGTGAAGGCCTACGACGAGATCCGGCGCCTGTTCGCCGAGCAGCCGCTCGCGCGCCAGCGCGGCTACACGCCGGGGACGTTCTCGTTCAACAGCGAGGGCGGGCGCTGCGACGCGTGCGAGGGCGCGGGCTACGTCGAGGTCGAGATGGTGTTCATGGCCGACGTGTTCGTGCCGTGCGACGTGTGCGGCGGCAAGCGGTTCAAGCCCGACGTGCTCGAAGTGACGGTCCGCGGTCGGACGATCCACGACGTGCTCGGGCTCACCGTCGACGAGGCGATCCGATTCTTCCCACGCGAGGAGAAGCTCGGGCAGGCGCTCTGGCAACTCCAACAGGTCGGACTCGGCTACCTGCGACTCGGCCAGCCCGCGACGACGCTCTCCGGCGGCGAGGCGCAGCGCGTGAAGATCGCGCGCGAACTGACCGCGTCGGCAAAGAGCAAGGGCCGCAAGCTTTACGTGATGGACGAGCCGACGACGGGGCTGCACCTCGAAGACGTCCGCAAGCTCGCCGAGGTGTTCGACCGGCTCGTCGCGGCCGGCCACACGCTGCTGCTCATCGAGCACAACCTCGACGTCGTCAAGCTCGCCGACTGGGTGATCGACGTCGGACCGGAGGCGGGCGACGAGGGCGGGCAGATCGTCGCGATGGGACGCCCGGAAGCGATCATGGCCGAGCCGCGGTCGCACACCGGGCGCTTCCTGCGGCGCGTGCTGAAAGCGCCGGTCCCCGCTCCCGAGGAGCGTGACGGCGCGGACGGCGTGTCGGCCCCCGTCGAGGCGAAGCGCACGCGCGCGCGGCGGCGTGCCGCGGGTTGA
- a CDS encoding transglycosylase, producing MGILAWIILGLISGAIAKAIMPGRDPGGFIVTALIGIVGAVIGGFLGNLIFGIAGVTGVDLRSILISVVGALVLLWIYRMVTRRSAV from the coding sequence ATGGGCATTCTCGCGTGGATCATTCTCGGCCTGATCTCGGGCGCCATCGCCAAGGCCATCATGCCCGGCCGCGACCCGGGCGGCTTCATCGTGACGGCGCTCATCGGCATCGTCGGCGCCGTGATCGGCGGGTTCCTCGGCAACCTGATCTTCGGGATCGCCGGCGTGACCGGCGTCGACCTGCGCAGCATTCTCATCTCGGTCGTGGGCGCGCTCGTCCTGCTGTGGATCTACCGCATGGTGACCCGCCGCTCAGCGGTCTGA